In Planifilum fimeticola, the genomic stretch TATGTAAAAATTCGCGAGGGGTGCGATCATCTTGAACAAGCAACTGTACGAAGTGCCGCTCCGGTGTTCATTGGACAATCAAAAAGAGGAATGTCTATATAAGTTGAAACTTTGTTTTACATCCAGTAGAGCGCCCGCTGCATTCTATCAAAATGACTTGTTATGAAGGAAAACAGAATCGAACAATCGGAAAATCTTTATTGCAACTTATATAGATCCACTTCAAGCCATTGGGAGGATCGAATAATGACAGGTATTGTTCTGGAAAATGTATCCAAATATTATAAGGTAGAAGATCAAGAATTCAGGGTTTTAAATCGTGTGTCCATAACGGTTCATCCCGGCCAGTTTCTCGCAGTGATCGGACCCTCGGGTTCCGGAAAAAGCACCTTTCTCTCCATTGCCGGTGCGCTTCTTAAGCCTTCTGAAGGCAACGTCATCATTAATGGAACCCGGCTATCCGATTTGAAGCCGAAGAAACTTGCAAAGTTGCGTTTGGAGCAAATCGGCTTTATTTTCCAATCCTCCAACCTTGTGCCCTACTTGACCGTCCTTGATCAACTGTTAGTTGTCAAGAAAATGGCAGGCTCGATGACAAATAAGGATAAGCGTTTTGCTCAAGAGTTGTTGGAAGAAGTGGGCTTAGGAGACAAACTTCACAAGTTCCCCGACCAGCTTTCCGGTGGAGAACGGCAACGAACGGCCATTGCCCGCGCCTTCATGAACGATCCAAGCATCATTCTTGCCGATGAACCGACAGCCAGTCTTGATACGCAGCGGGC encodes the following:
- a CDS encoding ABC transporter ATP-binding protein; translated protein: MTGIVLENVSKYYKVEDQEFRVLNRVSITVHPGQFLAVIGPSGSGKSTFLSIAGALLKPSEGNVIINGTRLSDLKPKKLAKLRLEQIGFIFQSSNLVPYLTVLDQLLVVKKMAGSMTNKDKRFAQELLEEVGLGDKLHKFPDQLSGGERQRTAIARAFMNDPSIILADEPTASLDTQRAFEVVELISHGVRSRNKAAIMVTHDERLLKYCDKVYQMLDGNLTLQAISKT